One region of Glycine max cultivar Williams 82 chromosome 9, Glycine_max_v4.0, whole genome shotgun sequence genomic DNA includes:
- the LOC100810694 gene encoding 4,5-DOPA dioxygenase extradiol-like, with product MNKIFRFCYSFSNYSVARREEKIIESGDSSNIEERNMGLRLKETFYLSHGAPTLAVDDSIPAWNFFNSWKEQFPTRPSSILIISAHWDTHVPTVNVVHQNDTIYDFYGFPKSMYKLKYPAPGAPHLAKRVKELLLGSGFSHVDEDKKRGLDHGAWVPLLLMYPEADIPVCQLSISSNKGGTYHYNMGKALAPLKDEGVLIVGSGSATHNLRAIAPRGTPPAPWASAFMSWLKTSLLDGRYEEVNEYEEKAPYAKMAHPWPDHFFPLHVAMGAAGENSKAKVVHDSWDGGSMSYASFGFTTADS from the exons ATGAATAAGATCTTCAGATTTTGTTACAGTTTTTCAAATTATTCTGTGGCAAGGAGAGAAGAAAAGATCATAGAAAGTGGTGATTCTTCGAATATTGAAGAGAGAAATATGGGGTTGAGATTGAAGGAGACATTCTACTTGTCCCATGGAGCACCAACTCTTGCCGTAGATGATTCAATCCCTGCGTGGAACTTCTTCAATTCGTGGAAGGAGCAGTTTCCGACGAGACCCTCTTCCATTCTTATTATCTCCGCCCACTGGGACACCCATGTTCCCACCGTCAACGTCGTTCACCAGAATGATACCATCTACGACTTCTATGGCTTCCCCAAATCCATGTACAAG CTGAAGTATCCAGCACCAGGGGCTCCACACTTAGCAAAGAGGGTGAAGGAGCTACTCTTAGGATCAGGGTTTAGCCATGTGGATGAAGATAAGAAACGTGGGCTTGACCATGGTGCATGGGTGCCACTCTTGTTGATGTACCCAGAGGCAGACATCCCAGTGTGTCAACTCTCTATTTCATCAAACAAAGGTGGTACCTATCACTACAACATGGGAAAGGCTTTGGCTCCTCTTAAGGATGAGGGTGTTCTTATCGTTGGGTCTGGGAGTGCCACCCACAACCTCAGAGCAATTGCACCTCGTGGTACCCCACCTGCTCCATGGGCTTCCGCATTTATGTCCTGGCTAAAAACCTCTCTTCTTGATGGAAG ATACGAGGAAGTAAATGAATACGAAGAGAAGGCCCCATATGCAAAAATGGCTCATCCCTGGCCAGATCACTTCTTCCCATTGCATGTGGCCATGGGAGCTGCTGGTGAAAATTCAAAGGCCAAAGTTGTACATGATAGTTGGGATGGTGGTTCTATGTCTTATGCTTCTTTCGGTTTTACAACAGCTGACAGTTGA